One Ostrinia nubilalis chromosome 6, ilOstNubi1.1, whole genome shotgun sequence genomic region harbors:
- the LOC135072893 gene encoding uncharacterized protein LOC135072893 yields the protein MESRNNKKCVICNKRRSRGGSPLLLSRFPLDSDRCRMWVKNAGIEDLAYVPIEKLHQLKFVCGGHFTPESFNAKGTRLKNSAIPTLELSNPILPDEVLTEFPLHVKDSNKENLKTVLYDHSYCIPKKSNPVERVPLTTTTKQLNSTCLGAVDIPDSGISAKTTFEPLPSTSNAPEHMTYKPITHDDKNICHQDAQAEILVHSYKRPKKNIEMKDTSSTFTIKEKRLWRQLQNAKKTIRNIAKSRVNLDKLDSEVLTLLVKDVVQNNKKKSQGKRWTLANKIYALAIFKRSPKAYRYMQKLFTLPSTKTLQRI from the exons atggagagtagaaacaacaagaagtgcgttatttgtaataagaggcgaagtcgtggtggatcacccttacttttgagtaggtttcctctggattctgaccg ttgtcgaatgtgggttaaaaatgctggcatagaagacttagcatatgtacctattgaaaagttacaccaactgaagtttgtttgtggtgggcacttcactcctgaatccttcaatgccaaaggaactcggctgaagaactcagctattccaacactggaattgagcaatcccatcttgccagatgaagttttgacagagtttcctcttcatgtaaaagactccaataaagaaaacctcaagacag ttctttatgatcattcatattgcattccaaagaagtcaaatccagttgaacgag ttccccttacaactacaaccaaacaactaaattcaacatgtttgggagctgtggatataccagattctggtatttctgcgaaaacaacttttgaacctcttccttctacttccaatgcaccagaacatatgacctataaacccattactcatg atgataaaaacatttgccatcaagatgcacaggcagaaatattagtccacagttataaaagacctaagaaaaacattgaaatgaaag acacttcatcaacatttacaattaaagagaagaggctttggcgacagttacaaaatgcaaaaaaaacaataaggaatatagcgaagtcaagagtgaatttagacaagttagattcggaagtgctgacattgttagtaaaggatgtagtgcagaataacaaaaaaaagtcacaaggaaaaaggtggactttagccaacaaaatatatgctttggctatatttaaacggtcccctaaagcataccgctatatgcaaaagctgtttacgctaccaagcactaaaacgctccaaaggatttaa